In one window of Skermanella rosea DNA:
- a CDS encoding DUF2927 domain-containing protein: MTAWSHGAVAAGEAHAMASGLPALAMAAPPDPAGSRPQWLARAVGLFDRGALANEMNVRRPLTKWTRPIDIAVRGDAGGDWLPRIEEIAIELAELTGEGVTVHDNPLWAGDIDVYLTNRAGYWPFFVDPIDGRRDQPFTCIALPSAVGGEMRSSKIHINAGALPPRAVGACLLEEIFQSMGFFGETPDDPTSLLDDEVGYQELGSMDRLLLRTLYDPRLAAGMERAEALSLAREILEEHLSR, encoded by the coding sequence ATGACGGCCTGGAGCCACGGTGCCGTGGCTGCGGGCGAGGCGCATGCCATGGCATCCGGCCTGCCGGCCCTTGCCATGGCGGCTCCGCCCGATCCGGCGGGATCGCGCCCGCAGTGGCTGGCGCGGGCCGTCGGGCTGTTCGACCGGGGGGCGCTCGCCAACGAGATGAATGTCAGACGCCCCCTGACCAAGTGGACCCGGCCGATCGACATCGCGGTGCGGGGCGACGCGGGCGGCGACTGGCTGCCGAGGATCGAGGAGATCGCCATCGAACTGGCGGAACTCACCGGCGAGGGCGTCACGGTCCATGACAATCCCCTCTGGGCCGGCGACATCGACGTCTATCTGACCAACCGTGCCGGCTACTGGCCCTTCTTCGTCGATCCGATCGACGGCAGGCGAGACCAGCCCTTCACCTGCATCGCCCTGCCCTCCGCAGTCGGCGGAGAGATGCGCAGTTCCAAGATCCACATCAATGCCGGTGCGCTGCCGCCCCGGGCGGTCGGCGCCTGCCTGCTCGAGGAGATCTTCCAGAGCATGGGCTTCTTCGGGGAGACTCCGGACGATCCGACATCGCTGCTGGACGACGAGGTCGGCTACCAGGAACTGGGATCCATGGACCGGCTGCTGCTGCGGACCCTCTACGACCCCCGCCTGGCAGCCGGGATGGAACGGGCCGAGGCGCTGAGCCTCGCGCGGGAGATCCTGGAGGAGCATCTGTCCCGGTAA